ATCCTGGCGCAGGCCGAGCGACATGGCATTCCCCTGCGTCAGGACCCGGAGATGGCCAGCATTCTGGCCCAGATCCCGGTCGGCGACGAGGTGCCGGAGAACCTGTACCGGGCCATCGCCGAGATCATTGCCTTCGCCTATCTGGTCTCGGGCAAACGACCGCCGGGGTTTGAGGACGTGGCCGAGGGGTTGGTGGACTCACCCATTGCCCTCTCCCCCCAAGGCCCAACCTAAGGATCATGAAGTGGGAAGCACCACCCCGGAACATGAAACATCTCTTGGCGGCTTAGGTTACGGCCTGCTCCCTTAGAACGCGCCGCCGTCCTCGGCACCGAAGTTGGTCTCCATCCAGTGTTCGAAATCCACCAGGATCAGCAGGCTGCCCTGGTGCTCCAGGGTACCGGTGATCATCGGCGTGTTGCCGCCGTCAACCGAGTGCTCCACCCGGTCCAGCTCCAGGGTGATGATGTTCTCCACCCCATCCACCTGTAGCCCAAAGCTGCCCCCTGAGGTGTCAAAGATAACAATCTTGCTGTCTTCCGGGTGCTCGCTTTCCGGCAGGCC
This is a stretch of genomic DNA from gamma proteobacterium SS-5. It encodes these proteins:
- a CDS encoding EscU/YscU/HrcU family type III secretion system export apparatus switch protein: MNRTYHQVRDNEIAVALQYDGNTAPRITAKGSEALARQILAQAERHGIPLRQDPEMASILAQIPVGDEVPENLYRAIAEIIAFAYLVSGKRPPGFEDVAEGLVDSPIALSPQGPT
- a CDS encoding chemotaxis protein CheW, with protein sequence MRVTCLCFSLDNERYIHSVDCIRSIITYQEPNPLPGGPAGSLGMLDIRGGVLTIFSTRALFGLPESEHPEDSKIVIFDTSGGSFGLQVDGVENIITLELDRVEHSVDGGNTPMITGTLEHQGSLLILVDFEHWMETNFGAEDGGAF